One Candidatus Cloacimonadota bacterium genomic window carries:
- a CDS encoding M3 family metallopeptidase, translated as AEVLDADAFSLFSERGIFDRETAGSFRHNILERGGSREPDELFRSFRGREPSIEPLIERSGFRKK; from the coding sequence GCTGAGGTGCTCGACGCTGACGCATTCAGCCTCTTCAGTGAGAGAGGCATCTTCGACAGGGAAACAGCCGGCTCTTTCCGCCACAATATTCTCGAAAGAGGCGGCAGCCGTGAGCCTGATGAGCTCTTCAGATCTTTCCGCGGAAGGGAACCCTCCATAGAACCGCTGATAGAACGAAGCGGATTCAGAAAGAAATGA